From Nitrosopumilus zosterae, the proteins below share one genomic window:
- a CDS encoding envelope protein, protein MKFQILFSILIVLLIVNTPNSFSELELFTNSKVYAPSHTLQVYGKGLPEENLIIRIFAPDESIAKFDQITTKSDGSFNYGLMTWPQPSTNLPFGTYTVEVISTQQNGISQKIDVKFSATTDLVDVPVERIVNTLVFAPETAAINNPIRVFVQTTSDGLLIGNEPAELLGTTHVHLPSGISIPLSNSFKTLHQGLYYVDYIPREEGTHVFHVVAFTQGTTSHGSAATNVLSQDLGGISEQIIKLNSILDETSEELDVLKSEIAGFDTTLKRASIQIDENIGTISTSVKYITEASSQLNALMLPIIASIGLIVALQVAILTRRR, encoded by the coding sequence ATGAAATTTCAAATTCTATTTTCTATTTTGATTGTTTTACTAATTGTAAACACACCAAATTCATTTTCAGAACTGGAATTATTTACAAACAGCAAAGTATACGCTCCATCTCATACCTTACAAGTTTATGGAAAGGGATTGCCTGAAGAAAATTTGATTATACGAATATTTGCCCCTGATGAATCCATTGCAAAATTTGACCAGATAACCACTAAATCAGACGGCTCTTTTAATTATGGTTTGATGACTTGGCCCCAGCCATCCACAAATCTTCCTTTTGGGACATATACTGTGGAAGTAATCAGTACTCAGCAAAACGGTATCTCACAAAAGATTGATGTAAAATTTTCAGCCACAACAGATCTCGTTGATGTACCAGTAGAAAGAATTGTAAATACACTGGTCTTTGCCCCTGAAACTGCGGCAATAAATAACCCAATTCGAGTATTTGTACAAACTACCAGTGATGGTTTGTTAATTGGAAATGAACCTGCGGAATTATTGGGAACAACACATGTTCATCTGCCTTCTGGAATTTCCATCCCTCTATCAAATTCATTTAAGACTCTTCATCAGGGATTGTACTATGTTGACTATATTCCTAGAGAAGAAGGGACACATGTGTTTCATGTGGTTGCTTTTACTCAAGGAACCACATCTCATGGTTCTGCTGCAACCAATGTTCTAAGTCAAGATCTTGGTGGAATTTCAGAGCAAATAATCAAACTAAATTCAATTTTGGATGAGACATCAGAAGAGCTTGACGTTCTTAAATCTGAAATAGCAGGATTTGATACAACATTAAAACGCGCAAGTATTCAAATTGATGAAAACATTGGAACAATTTCAACATCTGTAAAATATATCACTGAGGCTTCCTCCCAACTCAACGCACTAATGTTGCCAATTATTGCATCAATTGGATTAATTGTTGCACTGCAAGTAGCAATTCTTACCCGACGAAGATAG